Proteins encoded together in one Macadamia integrifolia cultivar HAES 741 chromosome 8, SCU_Mint_v3, whole genome shotgun sequence window:
- the LOC122085817 gene encoding autism susceptibility gene 2 protein homolog: protein MGFDNECILNIQSLAGEYFCPVCRLLVYPNEAIQSQCTHLYCKPCLTYVVSTTRACPYDGYLVTEADSKPLVESNKALAETIDKIAVHCLYHRSGCTWQGPLSECTSHCAECSFGNSPVVCNRCGTQIVHRQVQEHAQNCPGVQPQAQQTEVSQDATSTSVAATSTEQNQAGAPAGAPASQALSGQSSQTNVVPVSGQDQNQASANVQPQSVAQAMPTPEQWYQQQQQQLLYQQYYQQYPGYDTYQQHYQHYDLYQQQSHQQYQQQYPPTRPPHVPGQNPPQVHMLPQAQPPSQLQAQPQPPVQPQPQPQPQPQPQSHAHSQPHAQLQAPVVVQPQMQGQVNSQQQLQPVAQPPFQGYQHPQPYSQAQPHQQHPAHSHPQMQHLSPILILNLNLNLNLNLNLNFLHLPSVIPTSTSSSASFPPPSQRHPHPQPQLQAPPHPPSQTQSQAQAQAQAQAQSQPQLQTQPLPPPQPQHPSAHAVTGHQSYLQPPQQQLLPGAPQHTAYMPQQQGVPHQPQHSVQMQSQYPPQQPLQMRPPLSHGPVQQQQKPAILPQQGQHPSIPPLQQPHANQALNQLPGLHPPQQQPPVLQKQVQEFHQQAPGHLHASHPFPGQTPGLVHNQAHQQSLLMQQQQPQLPPPPPPPLPQQQLPPTQSHLRPSGPSSLQLHAYGNPQLQQNVPLGHGSQSQPSQNFSGRPMMPNHGVPQQPFPQSLGGPAVMGYAKPRQPGPNQPSQNQNYPSSTGIRSHSSLEQQIGNIHQPALSQSGIQNATFPALPMTESGTNVPEAYTRAASKPTSFEKPADSKPEKSANGLENDTPSLMAGGNGSIIASSQDADSSELKAPKSVIDEEKRANQDEGKNSKSDLSVKEILGSSEALGEHLGLKVSEDASEELVIKQIVKEEASEKLSEQSPGGAKSHEDVHSDSEENSLLETKEIHDAPQMEMTEGQDVNKPLNAADEGGAAGSFPADERENLQILPLHGSQDRNLAQSHFPWPGPRQHPMHYGARPPHQQRPPAPDQMVQSSMPPPQMHIPGQPPAQMRPQGYNSHLHLSQQGQLSIPPKHFEQPMVKQPHGAFHAEVSSGGVQGTGSLVSFGTGPAHLAPQKGLVEPQSMVPRGYHNQGIVPPPHAGGPRISPGESMRGPPLGGPPPGAFESHGSMMVGGPLHGIEGQMGHPRPTNPMEAEFPVNKRPGYIEGIQPDSNLSGLPERIPFEQASIPSNKMKMNGVLGKGVTAGGQDLSFPHGFQEERFKSLPDERYKGFPQEGFNQPKEERFKQFPMEPGRHMVGRREFEKDLKQFPRPVHPDESGPKFESYFSSRPHGFGMEAAPRPLDRAPVFGRDAGSKLDVVASAASSRLLPPYQPGSFSGHPLDSGERARSAGLHDNIGIKADPAGAHSEFHGPISEFGRHRVDGMGPPRSPGREYPSRFGGISAGFPLGTQSRLENMDDRESRVFGERSKPFNLPSDSVGSVFHDSKFPMLPGHMRRGDSDGPGNLQMGEHMGSSALPVHLRSGDLVGSDILPGHLRNHGPFGPGSLGHLRGGEPLGTRNLPGHMRMGEPAGFGAFPRHLRIGELSGPGNLPSHQRVVESIRGRFNEPGLGGSYPVSGFPNDGGFFPGDMESFDHSRKRKTGSVGWCRICKIDCETVEGLDLHSQTREHQKMAMDMVLSIKQDNAKKQKLASDDHTVEDGNKSRKVNFESRGNRH from the exons ATGGGATTTGATAATGAGTGCATTCTAAACATTCAGTCTCTTGCTGGTGAATACTTCTGTCCTGTTTGTCGCTTGCTTGTCTACCCCAATGAAGCCATACAATCACAGTGTACTCATCTATACTGCAAGCCTTGCTTAACATATGTTGTAAGCACTACCCGTGCCTGCCCTTATGATGGCTACCTGGTGACTGAAGCAGATTCAAAG CCTCTTGTGGAATCAAATAAAGCTCTTGCTGAAACCATCGATAAAATAGCTGTTCACTGTCTCTATCACAGGAGTGGATGCACATGGCAGGGTCCATTATCAGAATGCACATCACATTGTGCCGAATGTTCCTTTGGCAATTCCCCGGTTGTATGCAACAGGTGTGGTACTCAAATTGTGCATCGACAAGTACAAGAACATGCACAGAACTGCCCT GGTGTGCAGCCTCAAGCACAACAAACTGAGGTTTCCCAGGATGCAACCTCTACATCAGTTGCTGCAACTTCAACCGAACAAAACCAAGCTGGTGCTCCAGCAGGGGCACCAGCATCTCAAGCCCTGTCTGGCCAGTCATCCCAGACCAATGTGGTACCTGTGTCTGGACAAGACCAAAATCAAGCCAGTGCCAATGTTCAGCCCCAATCTGTCGCTCAGGCTATGCCAACTCCAGAGCAGTGGTATcagcaacagcagcaacaaCTGCTATACCAACAATACTATCAGCAATACCCTGGATATGATACCTATCAACAACATTATCAGCATTATGATCTATACCAACAACAATCCCATCAGCAATATCAGCAGCAATACCCACCGACTCGTCCCCCACATGTACCGGGACAGAACCCACCCCAGGTGCATATGCTACCCCAGGCCCAACCTCCGTCTCAGCTACAAGCGCAACCCCAGCCACCAGTGcaacctcaacctcaacctcaacctcaacctcaaccGCAGTCACATGCTCATTCTCAACCTCATGCACAGCTCCAGGCTCCTGTGGTTGTGCAGCCTCAAATGCAGGGACAGGTCAACTCTCAACAGCAACTTCAACCAGTAGCACAACCTCCTTTCCAGGGGTACCAGCATCCTCAGCCATATTCACAGGCTCAGCCTCATCAACAGCATCCAGCCCATTCTCATCCTCAAATGCAGCATCTCAGCCCCATCCTCAtcctcaacctcaacctcaacctcaatctcaacctcaacctcaatTTCCTCCACCTTCCCAGCGTCATCCCCACCTCAACCTCATCCTCAGCTTCATTTCCTCCACCTTCCCAGCGTCATCCCCACCCTCAACCTCAGCTTCAGGCCCCTCCGCATCCTCCATCCCAAACCCAGTCCCAGGCTCAGGCTCAGGCTCAGGCTCAGGCTCAGTCCCAACCACAGCTGCAGACCCAGCCCCTTCCACCGCCTCAGCCACAACATCCATCGGCTCATGCAGTGACAGGCCACCAATCCTATCTACAACCTCCTCAGCAACAATTGCTTCCAGGTGCCCCTCAACACACTGCTTACATGCCTCAGCAGCAAGGTGTGCCTCATCAGCCACAACATTCTGTTCAAATGCAGAGTCAGTACCCTCCTCAGCAACCGCTGCAAATGCGTCCACCCCTATCTCATGGTCCAGTGCAACAGCAGCAAAAGCCAGCCATATTGCCTCAACAGGGGCAACATCCAAGTATTCCTCCTTTGCAACAGCCTCATGCCAATCAAGCATTAAACCAGCTCCCTGGTTTACATCCACCCCAACAACAGCCTCCTGTGCTACAGAAACAGGTGCAAGAATTCCATCAGCAGGCACCTGGGCATTTGCATGCCTCCCATCCATTCCCTGGGCAGACGCCTGGTTTGGTTCACAATCAGGCCCATCAACAGAGTCTTCTCATGCAACAGCAGCAGCCGCAgctgccgccgccgccgccaccaccactgccacaGCAGCAGCTGCCGCCCACACAGTCTCATTTACGCCCTTCAGGCCCGTCGTCGTTGCAGCTACATGCTTATGGCAATCCTCAGTTGCAGCAGAATGTTCCTCTGGGACATGGCTCACAATCACAGCCATCACAAAATTTTTCTGGAAGGCCTATGATGCCAAATCATGGGGTTCCACAACAACCATTTCCACAGTCTCTGGGAGGACCTGCAGTGATGGGTTATGCTAAGCCAAGGCAGCCTGGTCCAAATCAGCCGTCCCAAAACCAAAATTATCCATCTAGTACTGGCATCCGTTCGCATTCATCTTTGGAACAACAGATTGGTAACATTCATCAGCCTGCACTTTCACAATCTGGCATCCAGAACGCCACGTTTCCTGCTCTGCCTATGACAGAGTCTGGGACAAATGTTCCAGAAGCTTATACACGAGCTGCATCAAAGCCAACATCTTTTGAGAAGCCAGCCGATTCCAAACCTGAGAAAAGTGCAAATGGGCTTGAAAATGATACACCTTCTCTCATGGCCGGTGGAAATGGTTCAATTATCGCATCTTCTCAAGATGCTGATTCGTCAGAGCTCAAGGCTCCCAAGTCTGTGATTGATGAAGAAAAGCGTGCCAATCAAGACGAAGGTAAGAACAGCAAGTCTGATCTGTCTGTTAAGGAGATTCTGGGCTCTTCTGAGGCATTGGGAGAACACCTCGGATTAAAGGTGTCAGAAGATGCGTCCGAGGAACTGGTGATTAAGCAGATTGTGAAGGAAGAAGCTAGTGAGAAGCTGTCAGAGCAATCTCCAGGTGGGGCTAAGAGCCATGAAGATGTTCATAGTGATTCCGAGGAGAATTCCCTGTTGGAAACTAAGGAAATTCATGATGCCCCTCAAATGGAGATGACCGAAGGTCAGGATGTGAACAAGCCACTGAATGCCGCAGATGAAGGTGGAGCTGCAGGGTCTTTTCCTGCTGATGAAAGAGAGAACTTGCAGATTCTTCCTCTCCATGGTTCTCAGGATAGAAATTtggcccaatcccatttcccttgGCCTGGGCCTCGCCAACATCCTATGCATTATGGAGCTCGTCCTCCTCACCAGCAAAGACCTCCTGCTCCTGATCAGATGGTACAATCATCAATGCCTCCACCTCAAATGCATATACCAGGGCAGCCTCCCGCCCAAATGAGGCCTCAAGGGTATAATTCCCATTTACATTTATCCCAGCAAGGTCAGCTATCAATTCCACCCAAACATTTCGAGCAACCAATGGTGAAGCAGCCTCATGGTGCTTTTCATGCCGAAGTTTCCTCTGGTGGGGTTCAAGGCACAGGCTCCTTGGTGTCCTTTGGGACGGGTCCAGCTCATCTAGCTCCCCAGAAAGGTCTTGTTGAACCACAATCTATGGTGCCCCGAGGGTATCACAATCAAGGTATTGTTCCTCCTCCCCATGCTGGAGGTCCCAGAATTTCTCCAGGTGAGTCCATGAGAGGACCCCCATTGGGTGGGCCACCACCTGGGGCATTTGAGTCGCATGGATCAATGATGGTGGGTGGACCTCTACATGGTATTGAAGGTCAGATGGGGCATCCACGTCCTACTAATCCTATGGAAGCTGAATTCCCTGTGAATAAGAGGCCTGGTTATATTGAAGGTATACAACCTGATTCAAATCTTTCTGGACTTCCAGAACGTATTCCGTTTGAGCAGGCTTCTATCCCTTCTAATAAGATGAAAATGAATGGAGTTCTGGGAAAGGGTGTGACTGCTGGTGGACAGGACCTATCATTTCCACATGGTTTCCAGGAGGAAAGGTTTAAGTCATTGCCAGATGAGAGATATAAAGGATTTCCGCAGGAAGGCTTCAATCAGCCAAAGGAGGAGCGCTTCAAGCAGTTCCCGATGGAACCAGGTAGGCACATGGTCGGTCGAAGAGAGTTTGAGAAAGATTTGAAGCAGTTCCCAAGGCCAGTTCATCCAGATGAGTCTGGTCCCAAGTTTGAAAGTTACTTCTCATCAAGGCCTCATGGCTTTGGCATGGAAGCAGCACCGAGACCTCTCGATAGGGCACCTGTTTTTGGTCGTGATGCAGGATCCAAATTGGATGTTGTTGCCAGTGCTGCTAGTTCAAGATTGTTGCCTCCCTATCAACCTGGTAGTTTTTCAGGACATCCCTTGGATTCGGGAGAAAGAGCTAGGTCAGCTGGCCTTCATGATAACATTGGAATAAAGGCTGATCCTGCTGGAGCTCACTCAGAGTTCCATGGACCTATCTCTGAGTTTGGTAGGCATCGTGTGGATGGTATGGGACCTCCAAGAAGTCCTGGCAGAGAATACCCAAGCAGATTTGGAGGTATTTCTGCTGGTTTTCCATTGGGTACTCAGTCACGCCTGGAAAATATGGATGACCGAGAGTCACGTGTTTTTGGTGAACGATCCAAGCCTTTCAATCTTCCTTCAGATTCAGTTGGCAGTGTATTTCATGATAGTAAGTTTCCCATGTTGCCTGGCCATATGCGAAGAGGTGATTCTGATGGTCCTGGGAACCTGCAAATGGGTGAGCACATGGGATCTAGTGCATTGCCTGTTCATTTGAGGAGTGGTGATTTGGTTGGTTCAGACATTCTACCCGGTCATTTGCGGAACCATGGACCTTTTGGACCTGGTAGTTTAGGTCATTTGAGGGGAGGTGAACCTTTGGGTACTCGTAACTTGCCGGGTCATATGAGGATGGGTGAGCCAGCTGGTTTTGGTGCTTTCCCCCGTCATTTACGTATCGGTGAGTTGTCTGGGCCTGGGAATTTGCCATCTCATCAACGAGTTGTAGAGTCAATCAGGGGACGCTTCAATGAACCTGGACTTGGGGGCAGCTATCCTGTCTCAGGATTTCCAAATGATGGTGGATTTTTTCCA GGTGACATGGAATCCTTTGATCactcaagaaagaggaagacagGAAGTGTGGGATGGTGCCGTATATGTAAAATTGATTGTGAAACCGTTGAAGGTCTGGACCTGCATTCCCAGACACGCGAGCACCAGAAGATGGCCATGGATATGGTCCTGAGCATCAAGCAGGACAATGCCAAGAAACAGAAATT AGCTTCAGATGACCATACTGTTGAAGATGGAAACAAGTCCAGGAAGGTCAATTTTGAGAGTCGTGGTAATAGGCATTAA